The following are encoded in a window of Chionomys nivalis chromosome X, mChiNiv1.1, whole genome shotgun sequence genomic DNA:
- the LOC130868309 gene encoding heat shock factor-binding protein 1-like: MAEMDPKTMQDITLVLETLLQQMQDKFQIMSDQIIGRIDDMSSRIDNVEKNISDIMSQAGVEELEGKNKIPTAQKS, translated from the coding sequence ATGGCCGAGATGGACCCCAAGACCATGCAGGACATCACTTTGGTGCTGGAGACGCTCCTGCAACAGATGCAAGACAAGTTTCAGATCATGTCCGACCAGATCATTGGAAGGATCGATGACATGAGCAGTCGCATTGACAACGTGGAGAAAAATATCTCTGACATCATGTCCCAGGCTGGAGTGGAAGAACTGGAAGGCAAAAACAAGATTCCTACTGCGCAGAAGAGTTGA